Proteins co-encoded in one Neodiprion lecontei isolate iyNeoLeco1 chromosome 3, iyNeoLeco1.1, whole genome shotgun sequence genomic window:
- the LOC107223472 gene encoding uncharacterized protein LOC107223472 isoform X2, with protein sequence MHVSRGVFDVESAVRKLSSRFRRHPAQVSRLEWPVISAVRSLFYFIRFIGHAPLEIRDDRFEPWSYGVFYSILCCTLHTYFFYIVLRKFTVIERNTPILDVTETAKVISNYSVLMLNILGSLWTRKQLVEVTNIMKQFDTRMRYLGYPLEERYVKVWVFFTFVFSFIAWAVIVETGIVAFRETFIENMIYILGYMTNSFSTIKFSGIVLLLGQRFRHLNEVAQRSKDSSMPVQKYLAVDFRVIHQLHNSLMNASESLSSQYSWPLLAWLISLCGHSVANLYFLIDWLVSTTESVNTRWSLVACIAWWVVVFASQLLLLHIACHYTSSEANNIGSILFDWKSFAVSRSYRIESSLHLINRRLNFSAAGCFHVNLPLLRSITALLTTYLVLLLQFQA encoded by the exons ATGCATGTGTCACGGGGGGTCTTCGACGTCGAGTCCGCCGTGAGGAAGCTGTCTTCTCGTTTTCGTCGACATCCTGCGCAAGTTTCACGGCTAGAATGGCCGGTAATTTCGGCTGTTCGTTCTCTGTTCTACTTCATTCGATTTATCGGACACGCGCCGCTGGAGATTCGTGACGACCGTTTTGAACCCTGGAGTTACGGGGTTTTCTACTCCATACTCTGTTGTACCCTTCACACCTACTTTTTCTACATCGTTCTCCGCAAATTCACGGTCATCGAAAGAAACACACCGATTCTCGACGTCACCGAAACTGCAAAG GTGATCTCCAACTACTCAGTCTTGATGCTGAACATCCTGGGATCCCTTTGGACGCGAAAGCAACTCGTCGAGGTGACGAACATCATGAAGCAGTTCGATACAAGGATGCGTTATCTCGGTTATCCGCTAGAGGAAAGATACGTGAAAGTTTGGGTCTTCTTTACGTTCGTTTTCAGTTTCATCGCTTGGGCCGTTATCGTCGAGACGGGCATCGTCGCCTTCCGGGAAACTTTCATTGAAAACATGATCTACATCCTGGGCTACATGACGAACTCGTTCAGCACAATAAAGTTCTCAGGCATTGTGCTTCTGCTCGGACAACGCTTTCGACATCTGAACGAAGTCGCTCAACGTAGCAAGGACTCGTCAATGCCCGTGCAAAAGTACCTCGCGGTAGATTTCAGA GTGATACATCAGCTGCACAACAGCTTAATGAACGCGAGCGAGAGTCTGAGCTCTCAGTACTCTTGGCCCCTTTTGGCATGGCTGATAAGTCTCTGCGGCCACAGCGTGGCCAATTTGTACTTTTTGATTGACTGGCTGGTATCGACGACAGAGTCTGTGAACACGCGGTGGTCACTCGTCGCCTGCATCGCTTGGTGGGTCGTCGTTTTTGCATCTCAACTTCTGCTGCTTCACATCGCCTGTCACTATACTTCCAGCGAG GCAAACAACATAGGCTCGATCCTCTTCGACTGGAAGTCTTTCGCAGTCAGTCGCAGCTAC agaATCGAGTCTTCTCTGCATCTCATCAATCGTAGGTTGAACTTTTCTGCGGCTGGCTGCTTCCACGTAAACTTGCCTCTCCTGCGTTCG ATCACCGCTCTCCTCACGACGTATCTCGTACTCTTGTTGCAATTTCAGGCCTAA
- the LOC107223472 gene encoding uncharacterized protein LOC107223472 isoform X1, producing MHVSRGVFDVESAVRKLSSRFRRHPAQVSRLEWPVISAVRSLFYFIRFIGHAPLEIRDDRFEPWSYGVFYSILCCTLHTYFFYIVLRKFTVIERNTPILDVTETAKVISNYSVLMLNILGSLWTRKQLVEVTNIMKQFDTRMRYLGYPLEERYVKVWVFFTFVFSFIAWAVIVETGIVAFRETFIENMIYILGYMTNSFSTIKFSGIVLLLGQRFRHLNEVAQRSKDSSMPVQKYLAVDFRVIHQLHNSLMNASESLSSQYSWPLLAWLISLCGHSVANLYFLIDWLVSTTESVNTRWSLVACIAWWVVVFASQLLLLHIACHYTSSEANNIGSILFDWKSFAVSRSYKFFSQRIESSLHLINRRLNFSAAGCFHVNLPLLRSITALLTTYLVLLLQFQA from the exons ATGCATGTGTCACGGGGGGTCTTCGACGTCGAGTCCGCCGTGAGGAAGCTGTCTTCTCGTTTTCGTCGACATCCTGCGCAAGTTTCACGGCTAGAATGGCCGGTAATTTCGGCTGTTCGTTCTCTGTTCTACTTCATTCGATTTATCGGACACGCGCCGCTGGAGATTCGTGACGACCGTTTTGAACCCTGGAGTTACGGGGTTTTCTACTCCATACTCTGTTGTACCCTTCACACCTACTTTTTCTACATCGTTCTCCGCAAATTCACGGTCATCGAAAGAAACACACCGATTCTCGACGTCACCGAAACTGCAAAG GTGATCTCCAACTACTCAGTCTTGATGCTGAACATCCTGGGATCCCTTTGGACGCGAAAGCAACTCGTCGAGGTGACGAACATCATGAAGCAGTTCGATACAAGGATGCGTTATCTCGGTTATCCGCTAGAGGAAAGATACGTGAAAGTTTGGGTCTTCTTTACGTTCGTTTTCAGTTTCATCGCTTGGGCCGTTATCGTCGAGACGGGCATCGTCGCCTTCCGGGAAACTTTCATTGAAAACATGATCTACATCCTGGGCTACATGACGAACTCGTTCAGCACAATAAAGTTCTCAGGCATTGTGCTTCTGCTCGGACAACGCTTTCGACATCTGAACGAAGTCGCTCAACGTAGCAAGGACTCGTCAATGCCCGTGCAAAAGTACCTCGCGGTAGATTTCAGA GTGATACATCAGCTGCACAACAGCTTAATGAACGCGAGCGAGAGTCTGAGCTCTCAGTACTCTTGGCCCCTTTTGGCATGGCTGATAAGTCTCTGCGGCCACAGCGTGGCCAATTTGTACTTTTTGATTGACTGGCTGGTATCGACGACAGAGTCTGTGAACACGCGGTGGTCACTCGTCGCCTGCATCGCTTGGTGGGTCGTCGTTTTTGCATCTCAACTTCTGCTGCTTCACATCGCCTGTCACTATACTTCCAGCGAG GCAAACAACATAGGCTCGATCCTCTTCGACTGGAAGTCTTTCGCAGTCAGTCGCAGCTAC aaatttttttcacagagaATCGAGTCTTCTCTGCATCTCATCAATCGTAGGTTGAACTTTTCTGCGGCTGGCTGCTTCCACGTAAACTTGCCTCTCCTGCGTTCG ATCACCGCTCTCCTCACGACGTATCTCGTACTCTTGTTGCAATTTCAGGCCTAA